The sequence GGAGGGGGAGTCCGAAGCCGAGCGTCTTGCCCGTGCCGGTCTTGGCCTGGCCGATGACGTCGGAGCCGGAGAGCGCTACGGGGAGCGTCAGCTCCTGGATGGGGAAGGGGGACATGATGCCGACTGCCTCAAGGGCTTCGGCCGTCTCGGAAAGAATGCCGAGGTCACGGAACGTAGTCAGGGTGCTGCCTCTTCTGTGAGACGCGGCCCGAGGCGAACGCTGGGGGTCGTACCGTGCCGGGGTTGGTCATCCGGCCGTGGATGGGCCGGGTGGCGCGGGACCACTGCCGTCGCTCGAGCGCTCGTGCCGCTGAGGGGGCCCCTCATCTGCAGTCGTACGTGTCGTACGCACCGCGTGGAGGGCTGTCGGGTCGGAGCCGATCGGGCCACCGACCGGGCATCCTCATTCAAAGGACGCGCCCCTGGCACAGGAAAATGCTCAGTAAGCGCAATACCACTGTACCCCGGATTCGCGCATGTGTGTTGGACGAATTCATCGGAACGGTGTGATGTCCGCTCCTCACCGGGCCCTTCCGCCCCTCGTCGGGCGGGCTATTGTGCGGTTCATGGAGACGCCTGACAACGCCACTGATCACCCCGAAGAAGCGCCCGCAGCGACCGGAATCGCCGCCCAGGACTGGGCCACCGCCTCCGCCGAGCCGCAGTACCGCGCCGCGGTCGTGGACCTGCTGGGCGCCCTCGCCTACGGCGAGCTGGCGGCCTTCGAGCGCCTCGCCGAGGACGCGAAACTCGCGCCGACACTCGGGGACAAGGCGGCGCTGGCGAAGATGGCCGCCGCCGAGTTCCACCACTTCGAGCAGCTGTCCCACCGGCTCGCCGCCATCGACGAGGACCCGACCGCCGCGATGGAGCCGTTCGCCAAGGCGCTGGACGACTTCCACCGCCAGACGGCACCGTCCGACTGGCTGGAAGGCCTGGTCAAGGCGTACGTCGGCGACTCGATCGCCAGTGACTTCTACCGGGAGGTCGCGGCCCGCCTGGACACCGACACCCGCTCCCTGGTCCTCGCCGTCCTCGACGACACGGGCCACGGGAACTTCGCCGTGGAGAAGGTGCGCGCCGCGATCGAGGCCGACCCCCGGCTCGGCGGGCGGCTCGCGCTCTGGGCCCGCCGGCTGATGGGCGAGGCGCTGTCGCAGGCCCAGCGGGTGGTCGCCGACCGCGACGCGCTCTCGACGATGCTGGTGGGCGGTGTCGCGGACGGCTTCGACCTGGCGGAGGTGGGCCGGATGTTCTCCCGGATCACCGAGGCCCACACCAAGCGCATGGCCGCGCTGGGGCTGGCCGCGTAACCGCCGGCTCCGGGCTACTGGGCCGCCGCCGACCTCGTGAGGCGGCGGCCGCGCGGGCGGATCAGCAGGGACAGCGTCACCGCCCCGACGGAGACGGCGCCGATCAGGGTGGCCACACCGTGGCCGGGGCCCAGCGCGGAATGGGTGAGGAACGCTCCGAACAGAGCCCCCAGCGCACCGGTGAGATAAACAGCACGGGCGGAGGGGAGCCGGTCGGCCAGTGAGCGGACCGCCGCCCAGGACAGGGCGAGTCCGAGCACGGCGGCGCCGAAGGATTCCCAGATCACTAAGTCACCTCGCGGGGGTGTGCGGGGCGGGCAAATCGGTCGTAGGCGGTACTACCCCCGGCCCATGCCCCACAACCCTCCGCCGAGCTGGGGAAACCCTTACGGGTACGGCTCCGCCTCCCCTGGCATACAGGAGCGGCCCGGCGGGAAGATCCCGCCGGGCCGCTCCTGTGCTCACCGCGTCCCGAGGACTACAGCGCGCCGAACCCCACACGCCGTGCGGTCGGCTCACCGATCTCCACGTACGCGATCCGGTCGGCCGGCACCAGGACCTTGCGGCCCTTGTCGTCCGTGAGGCTCAGCAGCTCCGCCTTGCCGCCCAGTGCAGCGGCGACCGCGCTCTCGACGTCCTCGGCGGAAAGCCCGCTCTCCAGAACGATCTCGCGGGGCGTGTGCTGCACCCCGATCTTGACCTCCACGGCTATGTCCCTCCGACGGTCAGTCCCTGCGCGGCGAACCGCGCCGTACGCAGCCACATTAGCCCGGTGGGACCACGCCTCACGGCCCGACCGGCAACGCCCGCAGCGAACACGGTGCGGCACCCGGCCACGACAGGGCGTCCACACCGCCCGGCGCCCGGGCGGAACGGCGTGTCAGGGGCCGCTCCGCCCCGGCCGGAACAGGGGTCAGTGCTGCTCGGCATCCCGGCCGGAACAGGGCGTCAGTGCTGCTCGGCGCCGTGCAGCGGGAAGCCCGCGATGCCCCGCCAGGCCAGCGAGGTGAGCAGCTGCACCGCCGTGTCGCGCGGGATGCTGGAGCCGCTGGAGAGCCAGTAGCGCGCCACCACCTGCGACACGCCGCCGAGGCCGACCGCGAGGAGCATGGACTCGTCCTTGGACAGGCCCGTGTCCCCGGCGATCACGTCGGAGATCGCCTCGGCGCACTGGAGGGAGACCCGGTCGACCCGCTCACGCACGGCCGGCTCGTTGGTCAGGTCGGACTCGAAGACCAGCCGGAAGGCCCCGCCCTCGTCCTCGACGTACGCGAAGTAGGCGTCCATCGTCGCCTCGACGCGCAGCTTGTTGTCCGTCGTCGACGCCAGCGCCGTCACCACGGCCTGGAGCAGCGACTCGCAGTGCTGGTCCAGGAGGGCCAGGTAGAGCTCCAGCTTGCCGGGGAAGTGCTGATAGAGCACCGGCTTGCTCACACCGGCCCGCTCGGCGATGTCGTCCATCGCGGCGGAGTGGTAGCCCTGTGCGACAAAGACCTCCTGCGCGGCGCCCAGCAGCTGATTGCGTCGGGCGCGGCGGGGAAGGCGCGTGCCCCGCGGGCGCGCTGCCTCTGTCTGCTCGATGGCGCTCACGCCGCCTCCCAAATGTGTGTTCCAGCACAGCCGATCCGTACACGCTGCGCCGTACAGCCATCGTACTTTTGGGTAACCCCTGTGCGCGCGGCGCGGACGCAGAATTTCACGGACCGGACGGCTGCGGAAGCCACAGTTCTGCGAGGTCGGGGGCAAAGCGGGGCGTTCTACCGGTAATCGTCCTCGTCCAGCGGGATCACCCTGCGCTGTTCCGCCACATCGGCCTCGTTGGCGGTGGCCGGGTCGACGCTCTCCACCGGTTCGTCCTCCTCCGGCCGGATGTCCGTCCGCTGCTCGGCGGCGTCCGCCTCCGGGGCCTCCGGGCCGGGTGCGTCCGGCTCGGTGCTCTCGAAGGTGTCCGGGTCGCTCGGGTCGACCGTCATGGTGACTCCCTTTCTTCCCCTGTAGCCGCTTCCTCTGAAGCGTAGGAGCAACACACCTACCCCGCGATGCGGCCTGTGACCGCGAACACATGAACTGGTGCGTGATCGTCTCGTAACATTGCCGCATGTCTTCGACCGAGCTGCCGGGTACCCAAGCCGTCGCCGCCGCGGTGGCTCCCACGGTCAGCGCCGTCCGGGTCGCCGAGGGTGAGCGGTTGCGCTCCGTGGCCCTTCCGGGGCTCACGCTGACCGTCCGTTCGCGGCCCGCCGACCGGACGGGACTGCCGCCCGCGCTCTTCGTGCACGGGCTCGGCGGGTCCTCGCAGAACTGGTCGGCCCTGATGCCGCTGCTCGCGGACGTGGTCGACCCCGACGCCGTGGACCTGCCCGGATTCGGTGACTCGCCGCCGCCGGACGACGGCAACTACTCGATCACCGGGCACGCGCGGGCGGTGATCCGGCTGCTGGACGCGGGTGGACGCGGTCCTGTTCATCTGTTCGGCAACTCCCTGGGCGGCGCGGTCGCCGTTCGGGTGGCCGCCGTCCGCCCCGACCTCGTGCGCACCCTCACCCTGATCTCGCCCGCACTCCCCGAGTGGCGGGTACAGCGCCCGGCCGTACCGACCGGCCTCCTGGCGGTTCCGGGAGTCGCTCCACTGTTCGCCCGGCTCACGAAGGACTGGACGGCGGAGCAGCGGACGCGCGGAGTCATGGCACTCTGTTACGGCGATCCGGAACGGGTCTCCGACGAAGCCTTCCGCAACGCGGTGGCCGAGATGGAGCGCCGGCTGGAACTGCCGTACTTCTGGGACGCGATGACGCGTTCGGCCCGGGGCATCGTGGACGCGTACACCCTGGGCGGCCAGCACGGACTGTGGCGCCAGGCCGAGCGGGTGCTCGCACCGACCCAGCTCGTGTACGGCGGACGGGACCAGCTCGTCTCGTACCGGATGGCACGCAGGGCGTCCGCGGCCTTCCGCGACGCCCGGCTGCTGAC is a genomic window of Streptomyces sp. SID8374 containing:
- a CDS encoding alpha/beta hydrolase, coding for MSSTELPGTQAVAAAVAPTVSAVRVAEGERLRSVALPGLTLTVRSRPADRTGLPPALFVHGLGGSSQNWSALMPLLADVVDPDAVDLPGFGDSPPPDDGNYSITGHARAVIRLLDAGGRGPVHLFGNSLGGAVAVRVAAVRPDLVRTLTLISPALPEWRVQRPAVPTGLLAVPGVAPLFARLTKDWTAEQRTRGVMALCYGDPERVSDEAFRNAVAEMERRLELPYFWDAMTRSARGIVDAYTLGGQHGLWRQAERVLAPTQLVYGGRDQLVSYRMARRASAAFRDARLLTLPDAGHVAMMEYPETVAQAFRELLDDCGGS
- a CDS encoding ferritin-like fold-containing protein, coding for METPDNATDHPEEAPAATGIAAQDWATASAEPQYRAAVVDLLGALAYGELAAFERLAEDAKLAPTLGDKAALAKMAAAEFHHFEQLSHRLAAIDEDPTAAMEPFAKALDDFHRQTAPSDWLEGLVKAYVGDSIASDFYREVAARLDTDTRSLVLAVLDDTGHGNFAVEKVRAAIEADPRLGGRLALWARRLMGEALSQAQRVVADRDALSTMLVGGVADGFDLAEVGRMFSRITEAHTKRMAALGLAA
- a CDS encoding DUF3107 domain-containing protein, producing MEVKIGVQHTPREIVLESGLSAEDVESAVAAALGGKAELLSLTDDKGRKVLVPADRIAYVEIGEPTARRVGFGAL
- a CDS encoding TetR/AcrR family transcriptional regulator, with the protein product MSAIEQTEAARPRGTRLPRRARRNQLLGAAQEVFVAQGYHSAAMDDIAERAGVSKPVLYQHFPGKLELYLALLDQHCESLLQAVVTALASTTDNKLRVEATMDAYFAYVEDEGGAFRLVFESDLTNEPAVRERVDRVSLQCAEAISDVIAGDTGLSKDESMLLAVGLGGVSQVVARYWLSSGSSIPRDTAVQLLTSLAWRGIAGFPLHGAEQH